One part of the Lachnospiraceae bacterium JLR.KK002 genome encodes these proteins:
- a CDS encoding SpoIIE family protein phosphatase: MNGAKRTGMRWKEIGLYGLAMLAAKGAFAGCYPLIPGFFTACYMEEVNRTLLLIFSIFGMALFVPVQAMAKYTMILLVTAVVIRLVEWAGKSCRTCVGAGAAGISVFLLTLAGELLQVRNRAVVWMGILESVLVCGMVLVLTPILHGFLEWSFSGGEGKQGAGQTAPEHGEKLQTYAQSFSGLSQIFSRMENFKSNFEPEEMGKMQQEIAGKICMSCDQCAICWQEDTSPMYELFFRLFHSLEKRGSAEEELHRELADRCPWSASIIEEAVGVFEKAKLNLAWYNRLLENRGIIAEQLDAMAYIMEDCAREYKDISRQENKLLNAVKYRLKERGITAREIHLYERQNGKLSLQMTAASKWGNCVPVKELARGVSQGLRRDMVPGKYVRSLLGKEESFLTFEEDTLYHALQGVARLTRDGAQVSGDSFSFLELEGGECVMALSDGMGSGINACKESEMVIELIEKFLEAGFRKETAIRMMNSAMVIQGEEGMFSTVDLAAIDLYTGICDFYKIGAAATFIKRGEEVECISSGSLPAGIFQQLEIEKISRQLKDGDFVVQVTDGVLDDLHVPVPEDTMQEILETVETNNPGQMAKQILERILLFTAGKVPDDMTVLVAGIWEK, encoded by the coding sequence ATGAACGGAGCAAAAAGAACGGGAATGAGATGGAAAGAAATCGGATTGTACGGACTGGCCATGCTGGCGGCAAAAGGAGCATTCGCAGGATGTTATCCCCTGATACCGGGATTTTTCACTGCCTGCTATATGGAAGAAGTGAACCGTACGCTGCTTTTGATTTTCAGTATTTTCGGTATGGCGTTGTTTGTGCCGGTACAGGCGATGGCCAAATATACCATGATACTTCTGGTGACAGCAGTGGTAATACGGCTGGTGGAATGGGCAGGCAAAAGCTGCCGTACCTGTGTAGGGGCAGGAGCTGCAGGAATCAGCGTGTTTTTGCTTACCCTGGCGGGAGAACTGCTGCAGGTGCGCAACCGGGCAGTGGTGTGGATGGGGATTCTGGAATCCGTACTGGTGTGCGGTATGGTGCTGGTGCTGACGCCCATACTTCACGGTTTCCTGGAATGGAGTTTTTCCGGCGGGGAGGGGAAGCAGGGAGCCGGGCAGACCGCGCCGGAGCATGGAGAAAAGCTCCAGACCTATGCACAGTCCTTCAGCGGCCTGTCTCAGATATTTTCCCGGATGGAAAATTTCAAAAGTAATTTTGAGCCGGAGGAAATGGGAAAAATGCAGCAGGAGATTGCCGGGAAAATCTGTATGTCCTGCGACCAGTGCGCCATCTGCTGGCAGGAAGATACCAGTCCCATGTACGAGCTTTTTTTCCGGCTCTTTCATTCCCTGGAAAAAAGAGGCAGCGCGGAGGAAGAACTGCACCGGGAGCTGGCGGATCGATGTCCCTGGTCTGCCAGTATCATAGAAGAAGCGGTGGGGGTATTTGAAAAGGCAAAACTGAATCTGGCCTGGTATAACCGCCTGCTGGAGAACAGGGGGATTATTGCGGAACAGCTGGACGCCATGGCCTATATTATGGAAGACTGTGCCAGGGAATATAAAGATATCAGCAGGCAGGAGAATAAACTCCTGAATGCTGTAAAATACAGATTGAAAGAGCGGGGGATTACCGCCAGAGAAATCCATCTGTATGAGAGACAGAACGGAAAACTGTCCCTGCAGATGACTGCCGCCTCCAAATGGGGAAACTGCGTACCGGTAAAAGAGCTGGCCAGGGGAGTCAGCCAGGGGCTGCGGCGTGATATGGTTCCTGGAAAATACGTCCGTTCTCTGCTTGGAAAAGAAGAAAGTTTTCTGACTTTTGAGGAAGATACCCTGTATCATGCACTGCAGGGAGTAGCCAGGCTTACCAGAGACGGGGCCCAGGTGTCCGGAGACAGTTTTTCCTTTCTGGAGCTGGAAGGCGGGGAATGCGTTATGGCATTATCGGACGGAATGGGTTCCGGAATCAATGCTTGTAAGGAAAGTGAAATGGTGATAGAGTTAATAGAGAAGTTTCTGGAAGCGGGATTCCGGAAAGAGACAGCCATTCGTATGATGAATTCCGCCATGGTAATTCAGGGAGAAGAAGGGATGTTTTCCACGGTGGATCTGGCAGCCATTGATTTGTACACGGGAATCTGTGATTTTTACAAAATCGGCGCTGCCGCCACCTTCATCAAGCGGGGAGAAGAAGTAGAGTGCATTTCATCCGGCAGCCTTCCGGCAGGAATCTTCCAGCAACTTGAAATCGAGAAAATCAGCAGGCAGTTAAAAGACGGAGATTTTGTGGTGCAGGTGACAGACGGAGTTCTGGATGATTTACATGTCCCCGTGCCGGAGGATACCATGCAGGAAATTCTGGAAACCGTGGAGACAAACAATCCGGGCCAGATGGCCAAACAGATACTGGAACGGATTTTACTGTTTACTGCCGGAAAGGTGCCGGATGACATGACGGTGCTGGTGGCAGGAATCTGGGAGAAATAG